Sequence from the Halobaculum rubrum genome:
GCGTACGCGAGCCCGTCGCCCGCGCCGACGCGAACGGTACCGACGCCACCCACCTTCGTGAACGACCGGGAAAGACTTTAGCCGGGACCGGCCGACCGGTTCGATGGCATGACAAACCTCGTGAGGAACGTCGGTTCGACGGTCGAGGAGCACCCGGACGAGACGGCGGTGTGGTACGACGGGACCGACATCAGCTATCGGGATCTGTGGGGCCAGACCGGCGCGTTCGCGTCGGGACTCGACGACGCCGGCATCGACGTCGGCGGGCGCGTCGGCATCTACCTGCCGAACCTCCCGCAGTTCGTGATCGGCTTCCACGGGACGCTGCGAGCGGGGGGCGTCGTCGTTCCGATGAACCCGCAGTACAAGTCCCGGGAGATCGAGCACATGCTCGCCGACTCCGGCGCCGAGGTGGTCGTCACGCTGCCGGATCTTGCGGAACACGTCGCGGAGGTACGCGACGACACCGACGTGCACACCGTCGTCACGATCGGCCAGGCCGTCGAGGGGACCGTCTCCTTCGAGGAGTTCTGCGGCGACCCGGCGTTCGGGACGGTCGACCGCGCGGACGACGACATCGCCTGCCAGCCGTACACCTCGGGGACGACCGGGACCCCGAAGGGCGTGTTGCTCACTCACGACAACCTCGCGTCGAACGCCGAGATGTCCGCCTCGCTCGTCCCGGACGGGATCACGACCGACGACAAACAGCTCGGCGTCCTCCCGCTGTTCCACATCTACGGGATGACGGTCGTGATGAACTCGACGCTGTTCGACGGCGGGGCGTACTACCCGCTGCCCGCGTGGGACGCCCAGCAGGCGTTCGATCTCATCGAGTCGCAGGAGCTGACGCTGATGCACGGCGTTCCCGCGATGTACAACGACGCGATCAACCAGCCCGACGCCGCCGAGCGCGACCTCTCGTCGCTCCGCCTGTGTGGCGTCGGCGGCTCCGGCATCCCTGTCGAGGTGCTGCGCCGCTTCGAGGAGCTGTTCGACGCGACGATCTACGAGGGGTACGGCCTCACCGAGACCAGCCCGGTCACGCACTTCAACACCCCCGAGAAGGGCCGTCGCGTCGGCTCGATCGGGAAGACGCTCCCCGGCGTCTCGGCGATGGTCGTCGACGACGAGTTCGCGGAGGTCGCCCCCGTCGACGAGGGGCCGGTCGACGAGGACGAGGTCGAACTGGACGACGTGACCGGCGAGGTCGTCGTCAGCGGACCCAACGTGATGAAGGGATACCACGACCGCCCCGAGGCGAACGAGGAGGTGTTCACCGAGTCGGGCGGCAAGCGCTGGTTCCACACCGGAGACATCGGCTACCACGACGCGGACGGCTACTTCTACATCGTCGACCGCGAGAAACACATGATCAACACCGCCGGGTACAACGTCTATCCGCGGGAGGTCGAGGAGTTGCTCTTCGAGCACGAGGCTGTCGCGGACGCGGCGGTCGTCGGCATCCCGGACGACCGGAGAGGCGAGACGGTGAAGGCGTTCATCGTTCCCACGCCCGGCTCTGACGTGACGCCCGACGAGATCAGGCAGTTCTGTCTCGACAACCTCGCGGAGTACAAACACCCGCGGGAGGTCGAGTTCGTCGAGGAGCTCCCGCGGACGACGACCGGGAAGGTCCAGAAGTTCGAGCTCCGCGGGGAGTAGCCGGTCGACCGCGGGCCGTCGACCGAGGCAAGTCACGCGCTGTCGATCCGACACCCTCGTCGTGGCTCGCGTCGGACGGGGAAACGACCAAACCCCGGGGCGTCATCGCACCGGTATGGCATCCGTAACCGAGTTCTCCGACGGGACGGTCCGACTCGAACGCGACGACGGCGTCGCACGCATCGTGTTGAACGACCCCGACCGACGAAACGCGCTGTCGGTCGCGATGACCGACGGCATCGAGGCGGCGCTCGACGAACTGGAGGGCGGCGACGCCCGCTGTGTCGTCGTCGAAGGCGAGGGGCCCGCGTTCTGTGCCGGCGGCGACATCGACTCCATGCAGGAGCGGCAGGGCTCCGACGAGCCGGTGGATCACGCGGTCCGTCACGTGATCCAAGAGATCGGCCGCTGTGTCAAACGGGTGTACGAGTGCGAGTTCCCGACGGTCGCCAAGGTGGACGGCGCCGCGTTCGGCGCCGGCGCGAACCTCGCGATCGCCTGCGACGTGACCGCGCTCCACGAGGACGCCCAGATCGGCTTCGGCTTCCGCGAGGTCGGCCTCGCGGTCGACTCCGGCACCTCCTACCTCCTCCCGCGGCTCGTCGGGGAGAACGTCGCGAAGGAACTCGTCTACACCGGGGAACTGCTGAGCGCCGAGCGAGCCGAGGAGTTGGGCGTCGTGAACCACGCCGTCGACGACGACGAGTTCGAGGCGCGCGTCTCGATGCTGATCGATCGGATCGCGTCGGGGCCGACTGTCGCGCTGCGGACCTCCAAGCGCCTGCTGCGCTCGGAGTTCGCCACCTTGGGCGAGGCGATCGAGCACGAGGCCGGTGCGCAGGCTGCCGTCTTCGACACGCACGACCACGCCGAGGGCGTCGCCGCGTTTACCGGGAAGCGCCAGCCGGAGTTCGAAGGACGGTAGGGTCCCGACCGACCGCGGGGCGAGCGAGGGTCAGACGGCAGTCCGCGGAGCGAAACGTAGAAGGGACAACCCGAGAACACTGGTTGCATGGCCGAGTACACCGTAGAGTTCGTCGGCACCGGCGAGACGATCGAGGTGTCCGACAAGCAGACCATTCTGAACGCCTGCATCGAGGAGGGCATCGCACAGGAGTACTCCTGTCGCGTCGGGATGTGTCTGGCGTGCACCGCCGAGATCGTCGAGGGCGAGGTGGCCCAGCAGGCGGCCGTCGCCCGCGCGCTCACCGAGGAGGAGGCCGAAGACTACGCGCTCACCTGCATGGCCCGTGCGCAGTCCGATCTGAAGCTCGATCGCGGCAAGTACCCGCCGAGCATCGAGGACGACGCCGCGACGTCCGCCGGCGCCGCGGCCGACGACGATTGATCGACCACGATCGCGTCGAAAGCGTAGCCTCGCGATGGCGCAAGCAGGGTCTCGTGAGACCGTCGCCAGCGAGGCTGAGTGGACGACCGTGGACGTGGTCGACGACGGGTCGAGTATCTCCGAGGAGGAACCGGCGGAGGGGGGCCTCGTCATCGAGAACCTCGGCCCGTGCGGCGTCCGGGTGTCCATGCGCTTCCGGTCGGCGGAGGCAGCCTCGAGTGTGTCCTGACGAGTGCCGTCTCAGCGGTTCGCCTCCAGCCACTC
This genomic interval carries:
- a CDS encoding long-chain-fatty-acid--CoA ligase, producing MTNLVRNVGSTVEEHPDETAVWYDGTDISYRDLWGQTGAFASGLDDAGIDVGGRVGIYLPNLPQFVIGFHGTLRAGGVVVPMNPQYKSREIEHMLADSGAEVVVTLPDLAEHVAEVRDDTDVHTVVTIGQAVEGTVSFEEFCGDPAFGTVDRADDDIACQPYTSGTTGTPKGVLLTHDNLASNAEMSASLVPDGITTDDKQLGVLPLFHIYGMTVVMNSTLFDGGAYYPLPAWDAQQAFDLIESQELTLMHGVPAMYNDAINQPDAAERDLSSLRLCGVGGSGIPVEVLRRFEELFDATIYEGYGLTETSPVTHFNTPEKGRRVGSIGKTLPGVSAMVVDDEFAEVAPVDEGPVDEDEVELDDVTGEVVVSGPNVMKGYHDRPEANEEVFTESGGKRWFHTGDIGYHDADGYFYIVDREKHMINTAGYNVYPREVEELLFEHEAVADAAVVGIPDDRRGETVKAFIVPTPGSDVTPDEIRQFCLDNLAEYKHPREVEFVEELPRTTTGKVQKFELRGE
- a CDS encoding enoyl-CoA hydratase/isomerase family protein, whose product is MASVTEFSDGTVRLERDDGVARIVLNDPDRRNALSVAMTDGIEAALDELEGGDARCVVVEGEGPAFCAGGDIDSMQERQGSDEPVDHAVRHVIQEIGRCVKRVYECEFPTVAKVDGAAFGAGANLAIACDVTALHEDAQIGFGFREVGLAVDSGTSYLLPRLVGENVAKELVYTGELLSAERAEELGVVNHAVDDDEFEARVSMLIDRIASGPTVALRTSKRLLRSEFATLGEAIEHEAGAQAAVFDTHDHAEGVAAFTGKRQPEFEGR
- a CDS encoding 2Fe-2S iron-sulfur cluster-binding protein, which gives rise to MAEYTVEFVGTGETIEVSDKQTILNACIEEGIAQEYSCRVGMCLACTAEIVEGEVAQQAAVARALTEEEAEDYALTCMARAQSDLKLDRGKYPPSIEDDAATSAGAAADDD